One segment of Carya illinoinensis cultivar Pawnee chromosome 1, C.illinoinensisPawnee_v1, whole genome shotgun sequence DNA contains the following:
- the LOC122291659 gene encoding uncharacterized protein LOC122291659: MTTSIHVSALDGIVNVNSVFTLAVLIGLAWNPTDPNNNLISEPSCNPGPSVAEDLVAFHVYSFSSFLFSSLIALGLKQAIRITKSPAYHPPVEFLAHINRSLLRVGMLVSGVGSVFGCGFLMLALVNVVQIKLGTLACGSSQSFAAVVPLVILVPIGLLVYVCMVLYAFTR, from the coding sequence ATGACCACTAGCATCCACGTCAGCGCCCTAGACGGCATCGTAAACGTGAACTCCGTCTTCACCTTAGCCGTCCTCATCGGCCTGGCCTGGAACCCTACCGACCCCAACAACAACCTTATATCGGAACCCTCCTGCAACCCTGGCCCTTCGGTTGCCGAAGACCTCGTCGCCTTCCACGTCTACTCCTTCAGCTCTTTTCTCTTCTCCAGTCTCATCGCCCTGGGTCTCAAGCAGGCCATCCGGATCACCAAGAGCCCCGCCTACCACCCGCCAGTAGAGTTCCTCGCACACATCAACCGGTCTCTCCTGCGTGTCGGGATGCTGGTGTCGGGTGTCGGCTCAGTTTTCGGTTGTGGATTCTTGATGCTGGCTCTGGTCAACGTGGTCCAGATCAAGCTTGGGACTTTGGCTTGTGGAAGCTCACAAAGCTTCGCAGCTGTGGTCCCGCTCGTGATTTTGGTCCCCATTGGGCTTCTCGTGTATGTTTGTATGGTTTTGTACGCTTTTACTCGCTAG